A section of the Ignisphaera sp. genome encodes:
- a CDS encoding type II secretion system F family protein, which yields MTAKQEDSKASKKLFKKKEEQQTKASRKPARHVRITTRDVFTAFSLTFFESTGRKFARAFELEKAFNRAGLNVHPVKYGAETLSILFFSILFTVVGFLIIVLTTPLTVIQLIIGIVVAITIPLMVLMVRLLYPYMLITMRRVDVENELPFFMAYIATMVRGGYSLEKVIERISQLKVFKAIRREAQRVMTRIKIFGEDPVTALEKVASNHPSSKFRDIMLGYTTTLRSGGDVLHYLEIRTRELFEARATEVRGILNRLMSFLEVYIIFGVIVSVVIFVFFVVSAAISAAQALRTPEQLEGFSIDITTPSLYNFFVLPVMGIAIALAIHINQPRNPVGFGETYTVLLTWIPISIAIFVIALAVTGGMDIFMGRLGTQQVKSAVYATSSALIALSVPPALKYRSLLKGHRGLVKATADLLRDISEVRKTGLSPEKCIILVSSRNYRSLTPVVERSAAALSIGFSLEEALRKALKGVKEWFTIASFRFLTDSIIVGGGSPEVIDTLARFTQVLSELEEETRRRMRSQIFLPYFGAILLSSIPIIILYMLLSIANIPIAKLSPLLLVISLGSIVNSYMMGIIAGKASQTTIAAGFLHATILTTVSTIATLATFMYIGI from the coding sequence ATGACAGCTAAACAAGAAGATTCTAAAGCTTCTAAAAAACTCTTCAAGAAAAAAGAAGAGCAGCAGACGAAAGCTAGCCGAAAACCTGCTAGACATGTTAGAATAACTACGAGAGATGTTTTCACGGCGTTCTCTCTAACATTCTTCGAATCTACTGGTAGAAAATTCGCTAGAGCTTTTGAGCTAGAAAAAGCATTTAATAGAGCTGGCCTCAATGTACATCCTGTTAAATATGGTGCTGAAACTCTATCTATATTGTTCTTCTCGATACTGTTTACAGTTGTCGGCTTCCTCATCATAGTTCTCACTACTCCTTTAACAGTTATTCAATTGATCATAGGCATAGTTGTAGCAATAACGATACCCCTCATGGTGCTTATGGTAAGGCTTCTCTATCCCTATATGCTCATCACTATGAGGAGAGTGGATGTCGAGAACGAGTTACCGTTCTTTATGGCCTATATAGCTACAATGGTTAGAGGTGGATATAGTCTAGAGAAAGTTATTGAGAGAATCTCCCAGCTAAAGGTGTTTAAAGCTATTAGGAGAGAAGCCCAGAGGGTTATGACTAGGATCAAGATATTTGGTGAAGATCCTGTAACAGCTCTTGAGAAAGTTGCTTCTAATCATCCAAGCTCAAAATTCAGAGACATTATGTTGGGATACACAACTACCCTTAGGAGTGGTGGTGATGTTCTTCACTATCTAGAGATAAGAACGAGAGAGCTTTTCGAGGCTAGAGCAACTGAGGTTAGAGGTATTCTAAATAGGCTTATGTCTTTTCTCGAAGTCTACATAATATTTGGTGTTATCGTTTCTGTCGTTATATTTGTGTTCTTTGTAGTTTCAGCTGCTATATCTGCTGCACAAGCTCTTAGAACCCCAGAACAGCTTGAAGGCTTCTCTATCGATATAACAACACCTTCTCTATACAACTTCTTTGTGCTACCAGTTATGGGTATAGCTATAGCTCTAGCTATACACATAAACCAGCCTAGAAATCCTGTAGGATTTGGAGAAACATATACCGTGTTACTCACATGGATCCCCATATCTATAGCCATATTCGTAATTGCTCTGGCAGTTACAGGAGGTATGGATATCTTCATGGGGAGACTAGGTACTCAGCAAGTTAAATCAGCTGTATATGCAACTTCATCAGCACTTATAGCTCTCTCTGTACCACCAGCACTAAAGTATAGATCTCTTCTCAAAGGTCATAGAGGGCTTGTGAAAGCTACAGCAGATCTTCTTAGAGATATAAGTGAGGTAAGGAAAACTGGTCTAAGTCCAGAGAAATGCATTATCCTTGTATCTTCTAGAAACTATAGATCTCTAACACCAGTAGTCGAAAGATCTGCAGCTGCTCTATCGATAGGGTTTAGTCTTGAAGAAGCTCTTAGAAAAGCTCTAAAAGGTGTGAAAGAATGGTTCACTATAGCTTCATTCAGATTTCTAACAGATTCTATAATTGTTGGTGGTGGTTCTCCAGAGGTTATAGATACTCTAGCTAGATTCACACAAGTTTTGAGTGAGTTAGAGGAAGAAACTAGGAGAAGGATGAGGAGCCAGATATTCCTGCCATACTTCGGAGCAATACTACTCTCATCTATACCGATAATAATTCTCTATATGCTTCTCTCTATAGCAAACATACCTATAGCCAAACTATCACCATTACTTCTAGTAATATCTCTAGGAAGTATAGTAAACTCATACATGATGGGCATAATAGCTGGTAAAGCATCACAAACAACAATAGCTGCAGGCTTTCTCCATGCAACAATTCTAACAACAGTATCCACTATAGCGACTCTAGCAACATTCATGTACATAGGTATATAG
- a CDS encoding type II/IV secretion system ATPase subunit codes for MRKDSADFLDIEPRLKKLVVANLDDVCGYVLSRYRVGLAEVVICVDKQNTARYLVLEPHVDDVCGKLYPLIMDSLYVSLLDVSSEETLENTVDTIASGLGFRDSFRQCRETLMYYVKRDSFGYGVLDVLFRDPGIEDIELCDWRKPVTVIHRDFLIFEALLTNIQFSSEEEARGYVERLALKGGKSISLAKPEIHTVLSEGHRLSVTLGNPVSRGPTFSIRKLPDTPIDIVTLINQKVVEPHLAALIWLVNDAKLFYGIIGGSGTGKTTILNAFLQLTDPNWKIIVVQDVMEIRMPTRSRFIQFFGESSEEILQRCFTALRYRPDILVVGEVRGREISALVRAVASGSGSTTTFHASSPEEYEMAVRNLLPRDLYTMLSLNTALLIFVSRIRIENSLARRIWKVYERVNDEWREIYGPENDSIYTSYILKRLSRRLLIDDIEADLEYRTKILMSTQQGFESVEKLLKKFYRV; via the coding sequence TTGAGAAAAGATTCTGCAGATTTTTTGGATATCGAGCCTAGATTAAAGAAACTAGTTGTTGCTAATCTAGATGATGTATGTGGATATGTTTTGAGTAGATATAGGGTTGGTTTAGCTGAAGTTGTTATCTGTGTAGATAAACAGAATACAGCTAGATACCTAGTTCTAGAGCCTCATGTAGATGATGTATGCGGAAAGCTTTACCCCTTGATCATGGATTCACTCTATGTGTCGCTACTTGATGTCTCTTCTGAAGAAACTCTCGAAAATACTGTCGATACTATAGCATCTGGATTAGGTTTCAGAGATTCCTTTAGACAATGTAGAGAAACGCTCATGTATTACGTAAAGAGGGATTCCTTTGGCTATGGAGTTCTTGACGTCTTATTTAGGGATCCAGGGATAGAGGATATAGAACTTTGTGATTGGAGGAAACCTGTAACTGTTATTCATAGAGATTTCCTTATTTTTGAAGCACTTTTAACGAATATACAGTTCAGTAGTGAAGAAGAGGCTAGAGGCTATGTAGAGAGACTAGCACTCAAAGGTGGCAAAAGTATCTCATTAGCTAAACCAGAAATACATACAGTACTATCTGAAGGACACAGACTTTCAGTGACCCTGGGCAATCCTGTGAGTAGAGGCCCCACATTTAGTATTAGAAAGCTTCCCGATACCCCCATAGATATTGTTACCCTCATAAATCAGAAAGTTGTAGAACCTCATCTAGCAGCACTAATATGGCTCGTGAATGACGCGAAACTATTCTACGGCATTATAGGTGGTAGTGGAACAGGTAAAACAACTATTCTTAATGCCTTTCTTCAGCTTACAGACCCGAACTGGAAGATAATAGTTGTCCAAGATGTTATGGAGATAAGGATGCCGACAAGATCAAGGTTCATACAATTTTTTGGAGAATCATCAGAAGAGATACTTCAGAGATGCTTCACAGCATTAAGATATAGACCAGATATTCTTGTTGTTGGCGAAGTTAGAGGTAGAGAGATATCAGCGCTTGTAAGAGCTGTTGCCTCTGGTTCTGGCTCCACTACGACATTTCATGCATCTTCTCCCGAAGAATATGAAATGGCTGTAAGAAATCTATTGCCAAGAGATCTGTACACAATGTTGTCGCTAAATACAGCACTATTGATCTTCGTTTCACGTATACGTATAGAAAACAGTCTCGCTAGAAGGATTTGGAAAGTATATGAACGGGTTAATGATGAATGGAGAGAAATATATGGACCCGAGAACGACTCTATATACACTAGCTATATACTCAAGAGATTAAGCAGACGGCTACTTATAGACGATATTGAGGCAGATCTAGAGTATAGAACAAAAATACTGATGTCTACTCAACAAGGATTTGAATCCGTTGAAAAACTCCTAAAGAAGTTCTATAGAGTCTAA
- a CDS encoding archaellin/type IV pilin N-terminal domain-containing protein: MKKLYRGIEPIIAVVILVAITLVIAIGVIGWIMGWWGTFGATESIKIFPDSYINSTNGRLILHLKNEGSATAVIYKIELTGGLTVNLAGDLTVSPGVESTETISIAGGNPISGTNYQVKIYTRAGNVISATVQAR; the protein is encoded by the coding sequence ATGAAGAAACTATACAGAGGTATAGAGCCAATAATAGCTGTGGTAATACTTGTAGCAATAACACTAGTCATAGCAATAGGAGTAATAGGATGGATAATGGGTTGGTGGGGAACCTTTGGAGCAACAGAAAGCATAAAAATATTCCCAGACAGCTACATTAACTCAACTAATGGACGACTGATTCTGCATTTAAAGAATGAGGGATCAGCAACAGCTGTTATCTATAAAATAGAACTAACTGGAGGATTAACTGTTAATTTGGCTGGGGACCTTACTGTTTCTCCTGGTGTGGAATCAACAGAAACAATTAGTATAGCTGGTGGTAATCCTATTAGTGGTACTAATTATCAGGTCAAGATATATACTAGAGCTGGTAATGTTATCTCAGCTACTGTACAGGCTAGGTAA
- a CDS encoding 50S ribosomal protein L34e, translated as MVRPLYRSRSYKRVYRRTPGGETVIHYEKRKNTPMRCGRCGAMLPSVPMKDSERRKLPKTAKRPERMFGGVLCSRCLRIVLKRVIRTTFSSQVVQ; from the coding sequence TTGGTTAGACCACTCTATAGATCTAGATCGTATAAGAGGGTATATAGAAGAACGCCTGGTGGAGAAACAGTTATCCATTACGAGAAAAGAAAGAATACCCCTATGAGGTGTGGTAGATGTGGGGCCATGCTACCTAGTGTACCTATGAAGGATAGTGAAAGAAGAAAACTGCCTAAGACAGCTAAAAGACCTGAGAGAATGTTTGGAGGAGTGTTGTGTTCTAGGTGTCTTAGAATAGTATTGAAGAGAGTCATCAGAACTACATTCTCATCTCAAGTTGTACAGTAA
- a CDS encoding AAA family ATPase gives MDISRLVVAIGGPPGSGKTTIAKLLAERLGLRHISVGFFFRKLAQERGVSIEELSRIAQQDPSIDLYLDNMVIEEAKKGGIVIDGHAAPWLLKGLAHLRIAVIAKPEIRYRRLSERDRKPFEEVVRETKMREEVERDRYRRYYGIDITDYTDFDIIINTESFSPQEAIEIILKTLEILAKRTLNR, from the coding sequence TTGGATATATCTAGACTAGTTGTAGCGATAGGTGGTCCACCGGGAAGTGGGAAAACAACTATAGCTAAGCTTTTGGCAGAAAGACTAGGGCTTAGACACATATCCGTGGGTTTCTTCTTCAGAAAGCTAGCTCAAGAGAGAGGAGTATCTATAGAAGAGTTGAGTAGAATAGCTCAACAAGATCCATCAATAGATCTCTACCTAGACAATATGGTTATAGAAGAAGCAAAAAAAGGGGGTATAGTTATAGATGGTCATGCAGCTCCATGGCTATTAAAGGGACTAGCGCATCTAAGGATAGCAGTTATAGCGAAACCAGAAATACGATACAGAAGATTATCGGAAAGAGATAGAAAACCATTTGAAGAAGTTGTTAGAGAAACAAAAATGAGGGAAGAAGTAGAGAGAGATAGATACAGAAGATATTATGGAATAGATATAACCGATTATACAGACTTCGATATAATCATAAACACAGAGAGTTTTTCTCCTCAAGAAGCAATAGAAATAATTCTAAAAACTCTAGAGATTCTAGCAAAAAGAACTCTAAATCGTTAA
- a CDS encoding 50S ribosomal protein L23, with protein sequence MSPNTSSIIINVISTEKAYRLAEKHNYLLFKVRREADKEQIKEAIEKLYNITVVKVNTVIDRDGYKKAYVRLAPEYNALDILDRLSR encoded by the coding sequence TTGAGTCCGAATACCTCATCCATAATAATTAACGTCATATCTACTGAGAAAGCCTATAGATTAGCTGAAAAACATAACTACCTCTTATTTAAGGTTCGGCGTGAAGCAGATAAGGAACAGATAAAGGAGGCTATAGAGAAGTTGTACAATATTACTGTTGTTAAAGTAAATACTGTAATTGATAGAGATGGCTATAAGAAAGCTTATGTAAGGCTTGCACCAGAGTATAATGCCCTAGATATACTCGATAGATTATCTAGATGA
- a CDS encoding 50S ribosomal protein L2 — MGKRIRIQRLGRGTSTYRSPKHLRIAPVRYPTSSNETLKGVVVEIVHEPGRSAPIALIELENGEEIYNVAVEGLIVGQMVEIGPGASISIGNILPLRSIPEGTKVCNIEVRPGDGGKLVRTGGGYAIIVGKSSTHVTLVLPSGKQKQFLLDCRATIGMVAGGGRIEKPLLKAGNAYYKWRARARKWPRVRGVAMNAVDHPHGGGSHQSESKPTTISRNAPSGCKVGHIAARRTGRKKGAH; from the coding sequence ATGGGTAAAAGAATACGGATTCAGAGACTAGGTAGAGGAACATCTACCTACAGAAGCCCTAAACATCTAAGGATTGCACCAGTAAGGTATCCAACATCATCAAATGAAACGCTTAAAGGTGTGGTAGTGGAAATAGTTCATGAACCAGGTCGAAGTGCTCCCATTGCTTTGATAGAGCTTGAAAATGGTGAAGAGATATATAATGTAGCTGTTGAAGGACTTATTGTGGGTCAGATGGTGGAGATAGGGCCCGGAGCCTCTATATCCATAGGCAATATCCTCCCGTTGAGAAGTATTCCGGAAGGAACAAAGGTATGTAATATAGAGGTTAGACCTGGTGATGGTGGTAAGCTCGTGAGAACAGGTGGGGGTTATGCTATTATTGTAGGCAAATCATCTACTCATGTCACACTGGTTCTACCAAGTGGTAAACAAAAACAGTTTCTACTTGATTGTAGAGCGACAATAGGTATGGTTGCCGGTGGTGGTAGGATTGAGAAACCTCTATTGAAAGCTGGTAATGCTTACTACAAGTGGAGAGCAAGAGCACGTAAATGGCCTAGAGTGAGAGGTGTAGCAATGAATGCTGTAGATCATCCACATGGTGGAGGTTCTCATCAGAGTGAATCGAAACCTACAACAATATCGCGTAATGCACCTTCTGGATGTAAGGTTGGCCATATAGCTGCTAGAAGGACGGGTAGGAAGAAGGGAGCCCATTAG
- a CDS encoding 30S ribosomal protein S19, whose protein sequence is MSTQCWDIPAEWKKFRYRGKSLKELLDMSMDELAKILPARARRSLIRGFSPSHRKLLEKVIEARQKLITECKEVVIKTSVRDMVVLPIMVGLKIAIHNGKEFVPVRIVPEMIGHYLGEFTSTTKQVKHGEPGLKATRSTLFVALK, encoded by the coding sequence ATGAGTACGCAATGCTGGGATATACCGGCTGAATGGAAGAAGTTTAGGTATAGAGGTAAATCTCTTAAAGAGCTACTGGATATGTCTATGGATGAATTAGCAAAAATTCTACCAGCAAGAGCTAGAAGAAGTTTAATTAGAGGGTTCTCACCTTCACATAGAAAACTTCTGGAAAAAGTGATTGAAGCAAGACAGAAGCTTATAACAGAGTGCAAAGAGGTTGTAATTAAGACAAGCGTAAGAGATATGGTGGTTCTTCCGATAATGGTTGGACTTAAGATAGCTATACACAATGGTAAAGAGTTTGTGCCTGTAAGAATAGTGCCGGAGATGATAGGTCATTATCTAGGAGAATTTACTTCAACAACCAAACAGGTTAAACATGGTGAGCCAGGTCTAAAGGCTACTAGAAGCACTTTGTTTGTTGCCCTTAAGTAA
- a CDS encoding type II/IV secretion system ATPase subunit — MSGDTKSTKSVFFSKFRGKKEQQKKIEEENIVEESKSEGEATELIRYTHKLYSIRRGYKVLESYPIHEPFVYINIVEDPDGKLVYEVYEISLTPEEEKIYREVKDHIVWEIKPIATLDIDVAKEIKKIARKVIREFQIRFTKTPGLSWSKIEYYIERDVIGYGILDPIFRDRHIEDISCNGPRKPVYIWHRKYESIPTNIEFISDVELDEYILKLAHMSGKHISVAYPILDAILPGGHRLAATFRKEVSTSGSTFTIRKFSESPITIVDMISFKTLSPEIAAYFWLAMDYKMTTLIMGVTGAGKTSTLNALATLLRPTYKIVTIEDTPEIRIPHENWVQLVSRPSYIGSGVGEVSLFHLVKLSLRYRPDVIVVGEVRGEEAYVLFQAIATGHSGMTTLHAENIDAAVKRLTSEPMNIPSSYIPLVNIAMVIRRVQIRDEKGKSRPGRRITNIWEVRDYENYIEIARWNPSEDVFTMDLKNSIVIKRIGELTGQPYDALIDELERRKRVLEWLITKKKNDYRSVATYVYRYYVDPKSVFKEVEIS; from the coding sequence ATGTCTGGAGACACAAAGAGTACTAAATCTGTTTTTTTTAGCAAATTTAGAGGAAAGAAGGAACAACAAAAGAAGATCGAAGAAGAGAATATAGTTGAGGAAAGTAAATCTGAAGGAGAGGCCACTGAACTCATTAGGTATACACATAAGCTCTACAGCATTAGAAGAGGCTACAAAGTCCTCGAGAGTTACCCCATACACGAACCTTTCGTATATATAAATATTGTTGAGGATCCTGATGGTAAACTCGTATATGAGGTCTACGAGATTTCCCTTACACCAGAGGAGGAGAAGATATATAGAGAGGTTAAAGATCATATAGTGTGGGAGATAAAGCCTATAGCTACCCTTGATATAGATGTTGCTAAAGAGATCAAAAAGATTGCTAGAAAGGTTATCAGAGAGTTCCAGATAAGGTTCACAAAGACACCTGGTCTTTCTTGGAGCAAGATAGAGTACTATATAGAGAGAGACGTTATAGGCTACGGTATACTTGACCCTATATTCAGGGATAGACACATAGAGGATATATCATGTAATGGTCCTAGGAAACCCGTCTATATTTGGCATAGAAAATATGAGTCTATACCTACAAACATAGAGTTCATATCTGATGTAGAGCTAGATGAATACATTCTCAAACTTGCACATATGTCTGGAAAACATATCTCTGTAGCCTATCCCATATTAGACGCCATACTGCCCGGAGGACATAGATTAGCGGCAACGTTTAGGAAAGAGGTATCCACCTCTGGATCCACGTTCACGATAAGGAAGTTCAGCGAATCACCTATAACCATAGTTGACATGATTTCGTTCAAAACACTTTCACCAGAGATAGCTGCGTATTTCTGGCTAGCAATGGACTACAAGATGACTACACTAATAATGGGTGTAACAGGTGCAGGAAAAACATCAACATTGAATGCTCTTGCAACCCTTCTTAGACCTACGTACAAGATAGTCACTATAGAGGATACCCCTGAGATAAGGATACCCCATGAGAACTGGGTACAGCTTGTATCAAGACCTTCATATATAGGTAGTGGTGTTGGAGAGGTATCACTATTCCATCTAGTGAAACTCTCTCTGAGGTACAGGCCAGATGTCATTGTTGTCGGCGAGGTTAGAGGCGAAGAGGCTTACGTGCTCTTCCAGGCTATCGCTACAGGTCACAGCGGTATGACCACGCTTCACGCAGAGAATATAGATGCTGCCGTCAAGAGACTTACCTCCGAACCCATGAACATACCCTCATCCTATATACCTCTGGTCAATATAGCCATGGTTATAAGGAGAGTTCAGATAAGAGATGAAAAAGGTAAATCTAGACCAGGTAGAAGAATAACTAATATCTGGGAGGTCAGAGACTACGAAAATTATATAGAGATAGCCAGGTGGAATCCATCAGAAGACGTCTTTACCATGGATCTCAAAAACAGTATAGTTATCAAAAGGATAGGCGAATTGACGGGACAACCATACGATGCTCTTATAGATGAGCTTGAAAGACGTAAAAGAGTTCTAGAATGGCTCATTACTAAGAAAAAGAATGACTATCGGTCTGTAGCAACATACGTCTACAGATACTATGTGGATCCCAAATCTGTATTCAAAGAGGTGGAGATAAGCTAA
- the secY gene encoding preprotein translocase subunit SecY, with protein MGFMDVLAKIGLVVPSAPRPVRRPSLGKRLLFTGLAAVAFILLSATPLYGIQRVGVSPISPMISIVLAMASGTLAQLGIGPIVTSGLILQILVGAKIIDMDLNDPEDRRKFTLANKGLAIILAIVEAAGFVVSGIFWHIPQTVSVWVRAAVLLQLLWGSIIIIVLDEAIQKGWGLGSGISLFILIGVAQRFFSELLAPHSISEEIAMPYGLIPYIVESARNGYISFYDMFIGRLFYGYPSLTGLIVTIVLIAVITYLSVARINIPITVARYGGIRTKVPLQLMYVTNIPVLLTGILISNVLLILNLLRNYLGIDLVNVAGPYLSSPTLARFSIYPLQSMIYVALFLVLCIGFGILWIEIAGLNPEAQAENLIKAELNIPGMRRSTKILSSYLARYIYPLTIFSSIAVAVIALVGDIFGSFGTGTGLLLAVGILYNYYQILVYERTLEMYPLLKRFIGE; from the coding sequence ATGGGTTTTATGGATGTATTAGCGAAGATAGGTCTAGTAGTGCCCTCAGCACCTAGACCTGTACGTAGACCTAGTCTCGGTAAGAGGCTTCTCTTTACGGGATTAGCGGCTGTAGCATTTATTTTGTTATCAGCAACACCTCTCTATGGTATTCAACGTGTAGGTGTTTCACCTATATCTCCTATGATCTCTATAGTTTTGGCTATGGCTTCAGGTACCTTGGCTCAACTAGGTATAGGTCCTATAGTTACATCTGGATTAATTCTCCAGATACTTGTTGGTGCAAAGATCATAGATATGGATCTAAATGATCCTGAAGATAGACGTAAGTTTACTTTAGCAAACAAAGGTCTAGCGATAATTTTGGCTATTGTAGAGGCAGCAGGATTTGTTGTAAGCGGTATATTCTGGCATATTCCTCAAACAGTATCTGTATGGGTTAGGGCTGCAGTACTCCTTCAGCTTCTATGGGGCTCAATAATAATAATTGTGCTTGATGAAGCTATACAGAAAGGCTGGGGTCTTGGTAGCGGTATAAGCTTGTTTATATTGATTGGTGTTGCTCAGAGGTTCTTTAGCGAGCTTTTGGCTCCCCACAGCATATCTGAAGAAATAGCTATGCCTTACGGACTCATACCATATATTGTTGAGTCTGCTAGAAACGGTTATATTAGTTTCTACGATATGTTTATAGGTAGGCTTTTCTATGGATATCCTTCTCTCACAGGGCTTATAGTAACTATAGTTCTTATAGCTGTTATAACCTATCTAAGTGTTGCACGAATAAATATACCCATAACTGTTGCACGTTATGGAGGTATAAGGACCAAGGTTCCGCTACAATTGATGTATGTAACGAATATTCCTGTACTTCTAACAGGTATCCTTATATCTAATGTTCTACTGATACTCAATCTCTTAAGAAACTATCTAGGTATAGATCTAGTTAATGTAGCTGGCCCCTATCTATCATCACCAACTCTCGCCAGATTCTCTATATATCCGCTCCAGTCTATGATCTATGTAGCTTTATTCCTTGTTCTCTGCATAGGTTTCGGTATACTCTGGATAGAGATAGCGGGTCTAAATCCTGAAGCACAGGCAGAAAACTTGATAAAAGCTGAACTAAATATCCCAGGCATGAGGAGATCAACAAAGATACTAAGCTCGTATCTAGCCAGATACATATATCCGCTAACTATATTCAGTTCTATAGCTGTAGCAGTAATAGCTCTGGTAGGCGATATCTTTGGAAGCTTCGGTACCGGTACAGGATTGCTGTTAGCTGTAGGTATACTTTACAACTATTACCAGATACTTGTATACGAAAGAACACTAGAGATGTATCCACTACTGAAGAGATTTATAGGCGAATAA
- a CDS encoding glycosyltransferase family 39 protein, whose translation MFFLLVVSVFYFVLDSFGNRLPRYGDEVYYIDCGLRYVSGVPPYLCNFEHPPFAKYFIGFLHVFGVDRIVFRLLCFCCCFLVFLIVYRFCGDVFLGFSCFLLLVLDSLFVNVFRFLLLDPVSLFFSFLALYLFLEKRYIFSAVFLGLGIASKFSAIPIALGIFILFICLRDYRKMFLYFSIVFIVYISTYVADFSLGWDAVVRHHIDMFRYMSWRHGFSLPIAANGFLKLLAKVEVWRYVGELSIVLGNVSGTYVVLNQSFVYLDSIELYTVVGVGMGSIVWYLFIPLLLYTTYLVLVGRDLGLCSGISTSFSGFVMFSWLSLLNIVAGPIDWYYVYVLPFLYINTVVALERIARKKTRLVIALVISIQFITFIATILGYIPFKYVAIW comes from the coding sequence ATGTTTTTTCTTTTGGTTGTATCTGTTTTTTATTTTGTTTTAGATAGTTTTGGTAATAGACTTCCTAGGTATGGTGATGAGGTTTATTATATTGATTGTGGTTTGAGGTATGTTTCTGGTGTTCCTCCTTATCTATGTAATTTTGAGCATCCTCCTTTTGCTAAGTATTTTATAGGTTTTCTTCATGTTTTTGGTGTAGATCGTATTGTTTTTCGTTTGTTGTGTTTTTGTTGTTGTTTTCTTGTTTTTTTGATTGTTTATAGGTTTTGTGGTGATGTTTTTCTTGGTTTTTCTTGTTTTCTTCTTCTTGTTTTGGATTCTCTTTTTGTTAATGTTTTTCGTTTTCTTCTTCTTGATCCTGTTTCTCTTTTCTTTTCTTTTCTAGCTCTTTATCTTTTTTTGGAGAAACGTTATATTTTTTCAGCTGTTTTTCTTGGTCTAGGTATTGCTTCTAAGTTTAGTGCTATTCCTATTGCTTTAGGTATATTTATTCTGTTTATCTGTTTGAGAGATTATAGGAAGATGTTTCTTTATTTCTCTATAGTCTTTATTGTCTATATCTCTACCTATGTTGCTGATTTTTCTTTGGGGTGGGATGCTGTTGTTAGACATCATATAGATATGTTTAGGTATATGTCTTGGAGACATGGATTTTCTCTACCTATAGCTGCTAACGGTTTTCTAAAGCTTTTGGCTAAGGTTGAGGTCTGGAGATATGTTGGTGAACTTAGTATTGTTTTAGGTAATGTTTCTGGAACATATGTTGTTTTGAATCAGAGTTTTGTGTATCTAGATTCTATAGAGCTCTATACTGTAGTTGGTGTTGGTATGGGTTCTATAGTTTGGTATCTATTTATCCCTCTACTTCTCTATACAACATATCTGGTTCTAGTTGGTAGAGATCTTGGTTTATGTTCTGGTATATCTACAAGTTTTAGTGGTTTTGTTATGTTTTCATGGCTTTCTCTACTCAATATTGTTGCTGGCCCTATAGATTGGTACTATGTGTATGTTCTACCTTTTCTATACATAAATACTGTTGTAGCTTTAGAGAGAATAGCTAGAAAGAAGACTAGACTAGTTATAGCTCTAGTTATATCTATACAGTTCATAACATTTATTGCTACTATACTTGGCTACATACCCTTTAAATATGTGGCTATATGGTGA